The Sphingomonas sp. So64.6b genome includes a region encoding these proteins:
- a CDS encoding UvrB/UvrC motif-containing protein, translated as MEAAAAALDFEEARRLRDKLNLLRGGALLDDVSDIDTSGIARQQPGAMGLGTSQQRMTPPPGWTPPKKPDPMTRNTRRKRP; from the coding sequence ATGGAAGCCGCCGCCGCAGCTCTCGACTTCGAGGAAGCACGCCGCCTGCGCGACAAGCTCAATCTACTGCGCGGCGGCGCTTTGCTGGATGATGTGTCGGACATCGACACATCGGGTATCGCGCGCCAGCAACCCGGCGCGATGGGCCTCGGCACCAGTCAACAGCGCATGACCCCGCCGCCCGGCTGGACGCCGCCGAAAAAGCCCGACCCGATGACGCGAAATACGCGGCGCAAACGGCCCTGA
- a CDS encoding PAS domain-containing sensor histidine kinase — translation MDPLSESASGASEFNLIADSAPVPMWVTRLDRRRSFVNRAYVDFLGVSYAEAVDFDWRLILHPDDQQRIVAESIAGEASLKTFTLDARYRRCDGEWRWLHSVSQPRYDANGAQIGFIGVAHDITQAKQAEQALRQRERQLSALIDQTSAGFAQVGLDGIFTLVNDKFCAIVGRTRDELLRLTMQQITHPDDLPANIPMFEKAVRDGTPYTHEKRYFRPDGSIVWVNNSVTVVRMPDGTPFGVLAVTIDVTDRRDARDALTALNQRLEQEVAVRTAERDGMWRLSRDLFLVIGRHRRIIAVNPAVDALGYRPDEVEGLRIDAFIHPEDLAGIGRAIRAAAAAPVGDFLARLRAKDGSWRHFAWSAAPGEGEAFVIGRDVTVETQRRDELELAQEALRQAQKVEALGQLTGGVAHDFNNLLTPIIGSLDLLQRRNGRGEVGGERDEREQRLLRGALDAAERARTLVQRLLAFARRQPLQPGPIDVAALIGGMAGLIGSTAGSHIRVVTDLPPDLPPALADANQLEMAILNLSVNSRDAMPDGGTLTLSARARTVTEDDRTGLPPGDYISISVSDTGTGMDEAVMARAIEPFFSTKGIGKGTGLGLSMVHGLASQLGGTMLLTSEPGQGTTVELVLRTAEPRVERRAAARLGQDMPHAAGQVLLVDDEAGVRHATAEMLNTLGLSVVEAESACEALTLLATSRPDYIVTDHLMPDMTGAELAGAARTLYPGIRILLISGYADLEGIPPDLHRLSKPFRLDELAASMAALH, via the coding sequence ATGGACCCGCTGTCGGAAAGCGCATCGGGCGCCAGCGAATTCAACCTCATCGCCGATTCCGCGCCAGTGCCGATGTGGGTGACGCGGCTCGATCGGCGGCGCAGCTTCGTCAATCGCGCCTATGTCGATTTCCTCGGCGTTTCCTATGCCGAAGCGGTGGATTTCGACTGGCGCCTGATCCTCCATCCCGACGATCAACAGCGCATCGTCGCCGAATCGATCGCCGGCGAGGCATCGCTCAAGACCTTCACACTCGATGCGCGCTATCGGCGTTGCGACGGCGAATGGCGCTGGCTCCATTCGGTGTCGCAACCGCGCTACGACGCGAACGGCGCACAGATCGGGTTCATCGGCGTCGCGCATGACATCACTCAGGCCAAGCAAGCCGAACAGGCGCTGCGTCAGCGCGAACGGCAATTGTCCGCGCTGATCGACCAGACCAGCGCCGGCTTCGCCCAGGTCGGACTCGACGGCATCTTCACCCTGGTCAACGACAAATTCTGCGCGATCGTCGGCCGCACCCGCGACGAATTGCTTCGCCTGACCATGCAACAGATCACCCACCCCGACGATCTGCCCGCCAATATACCGATGTTCGAAAAGGCCGTGCGCGACGGCACGCCCTATACTCATGAAAAGCGCTATTTCCGGCCTGACGGATCGATCGTGTGGGTCAATAATTCGGTGACGGTGGTGCGCATGCCCGACGGCACCCCGTTCGGCGTGCTGGCGGTGACGATCGACGTGACCGACCGGCGCGACGCTCGTGATGCGCTCACCGCGCTCAACCAGCGGCTCGAACAGGAAGTCGCCGTCCGCACCGCCGAGCGCGACGGCATGTGGCGGCTGAGCCGCGACCTGTTCCTGGTGATCGGACGGCATCGCCGCATCATCGCGGTAAACCCCGCGGTCGATGCGCTGGGCTATCGGCCGGACGAAGTCGAAGGCCTGCGCATCGACGCCTTCATTCACCCCGAAGATCTGGCCGGGATCGGGCGCGCGATCCGTGCCGCCGCCGCCGCGCCGGTTGGCGATTTCCTCGCCCGGCTGCGCGCGAAGGACGGGTCATGGCGGCATTTCGCCTGGAGCGCGGCCCCCGGCGAGGGCGAGGCGTTCGTCATCGGCCGCGACGTGACGGTGGAGACGCAACGCCGCGATGAACTCGAACTGGCGCAGGAGGCGTTGCGTCAGGCGCAAAAGGTCGAGGCGCTCGGCCAGCTCACCGGCGGCGTGGCGCATGATTTCAACAATCTGCTCACCCCGATCATCGGCAGCCTCGACCTGCTGCAGCGGAGGAATGGCCGTGGTGAGGTTGGGGGCGAGCGCGACGAACGCGAACAGCGCCTGTTGCGCGGCGCGCTCGACGCCGCCGAACGCGCCCGCACCCTGGTTCAGCGCCTGCTCGCCTTTGCCCGCCGCCAGCCGCTTCAGCCCGGACCGATCGACGTCGCCGCGCTGATCGGCGGCATGGCCGGGCTGATCGGAAGCACCGCCGGGTCGCATATCCGGGTGGTGACCGACCTGCCGCCGGACCTGCCGCCGGCGCTGGCCGATGCCAACCAGCTGGAAATGGCGATTCTCAACCTGAGCGTGAATTCACGCGACGCGATGCCCGATGGCGGCACGCTGACTCTGTCCGCCCGCGCACGCACCGTCACCGAGGACGACCGTACGGGCCTGCCGCCCGGCGACTATATCTCGATCTCCGTCTCGGACACCGGGACGGGCATGGACGAAGCGGTCATGGCCCGCGCGATCGAGCCGTTCTTTTCGACCAAAGGCATCGGCAAGGGCACCGGGCTCGGCCTGTCGATGGTCCACGGCCTGGCCTCGCAGCTTGGCGGCACCATGTTGCTGACCAGTGAGCCTGGCCAGGGCACGACCGTCGAACTCGTGCTGCGCACCGCCGAACCGCGCGTCGAACGTCGCGCCGCGGCCCGGCTCGGCCAGGACATGCCGCATGCCGCCGGTCAGGTGCTGTTGGTTGACGACGAAGCCGGTGTACGTCACGCGACCGCCGAGATGCTCAACACATTGGGACTGTCCGTGGTGGAAGCCGAGTCCGCCTGCGAGGCGTTGACCCTGCTCGCGACATCGCGCCCCGACTATATCGTCACCGACCACCTTATGCCCGACATGACCGGCGCCGAACTCGCCGGTGCAGCGCGCACCTTATATCCCGGCATCCGGATCCTGCTGATCTCTGGCTATGCCGATCTCGAAGGCATCCCGCCCGACCTCCACCGCCTGTCCAAGCCGTTCCGGCTCGACGAGCTGGCAGCCAGCATGGCGGCGCTGCACTAA
- a CDS encoding Ohr family peroxiredoxin, which translates to MSRSVATACCSTVNDSASSPVASDSDGGTQSQDGFLDIQFKAPHPAAENLFGAAWSACYIGAIEVAASQQKVKLPVHPSVDAEIDLNLGQGGYFLGARLNVSIPGIDTDVAEELIALAHNICPYSKAVHGNINVETVLI; encoded by the coding sequence TTGTCGCGCAGCGTCGCGACCGCCTGCTGCAGTACGGTAAACGATTCCGCATCGAGCCCGGTCGCGTCGGACAGCGACGGCGGCACTCAAAGCCAGGACGGCTTCCTCGACATCCAGTTCAAGGCACCGCACCCAGCCGCCGAAAACCTGTTCGGCGCCGCCTGGTCGGCCTGTTATATCGGTGCGATCGAAGTCGCCGCCTCGCAGCAAAAGGTGAAGCTCCCCGTCCACCCGTCGGTCGATGCCGAGATCGACCTGAATCTCGGTCAGGGCGGCTATTTCCTCGGTGCCCGCCTCAACGTCAGCATCCCCGGCATCGACACCGATGTCGCCGAGGAACTGATCGCTCTGGCGCACAATATTTGCCCCTATTCGAAGGCCGTTCATGGCAATATCAATGTCGAGACCGTATTGATCTGA
- a CDS encoding PilZ domain-containing protein, whose protein sequence is MGDRRYGAVDQTEEKCGVIKTGLIKTGAVDRKARRLKTFQTASLHVAGGVRRVHLLNLSTSGALVHSDNPPAAGTACRLDATIDLGAARVMWVAGQRFGVMFDRPISDRSLSLMVEGHGPDNARVMAR, encoded by the coding sequence ATGGGTGATCGGCGTTACGGTGCGGTGGACCAGACCGAGGAAAAATGCGGGGTGATCAAGACCGGATTGATCAAGACCGGGGCAGTGGATCGCAAGGCCCGGCGGCTCAAGACCTTCCAGACGGCGTCGCTGCACGTCGCGGGTGGGGTGCGCCGCGTTCACTTGCTCAACCTGTCGACCTCCGGCGCGCTGGTCCATTCGGATAATCCGCCCGCTGCCGGCACCGCCTGTCGACTGGATGCCACGATTGATCTGGGCGCGGCGCGCGTGATGTGGGTGGCCGGTCAGCGCTTCGGCGTGATGTTCGACCGGCCGATCAGTGATCGCAGTCTCAGCCTGATGGTCGAAGGGCACGGCCCCGATAACGCCCGCGTGATGGCGCGATAG
- a CDS encoding L-serine ammonia-lyase, whose amino-acid sequence MFTIGIGPSSSHTVGPMRAALAFAREATGHDVQRVLVEIYGSLALTGKGHATDHALILGLAGHDPGTIDPDAVTSEVARIRASGRIALGGTRDIAFDEAGDLLFKMGEFLPRHPNALRFRARCADGVEFCQTWYSVGGGVIVLEDAAPALLNIAIPYGFGSAAELLEIGQARSMSIADILIANEASWRSPAELDGFLDSVRAAMAASIERGSAQEGILPGGLKVKRRAAGLHRRLTAQLPRVHPSMVFDWVSLWALAVNEENAAGGRVVTAPTNGAAGVIPAVLRYYQRFTDAPTEQGERVLLITAAAIGMLYKKRASISAAEMGCQGEVGVACSMAAAGLAAALGGSNEQVENAAEIGMEHNLGLTCDPIGGLVQIPCIERNAMGAIKAINAAHLALQGDGTHVVSLDAVIETMRQTGEDMRTKYKETSLGGLAVNVVEC is encoded by the coding sequence ATGTTCACGATCGGGATCGGGCCGTCGAGCTCGCACACCGTCGGGCCGATGCGCGCGGCGCTCGCCTTTGCGCGCGAGGCGACCGGCCATGACGTGCAGCGCGTGCTGGTCGAGATCTATGGCTCGCTCGCGCTGACCGGCAAGGGGCATGCGACCGACCATGCGTTGATCCTGGGGCTCGCGGGGCATGATCCGGGCACGATCGATCCGGATGCGGTGACCAGCGAAGTGGCGCGGATCCGGGCGAGCGGGCGGATCGCGCTAGGGGGGACACGCGACATCGCGTTCGACGAGGCTGGCGATTTGTTGTTCAAGATGGGCGAATTCCTGCCGCGTCATCCCAACGCGCTGCGTTTCCGCGCGCGTTGTGCGGACGGGGTCGAGTTCTGCCAGACCTGGTATTCAGTCGGCGGCGGTGTGATCGTACTTGAGGATGCCGCGCCGGCCTTGCTCAACATCGCCATCCCTTACGGCTTCGGATCGGCCGCCGAACTGCTTGAGATCGGCCAGGCGCGGAGCATGTCGATCGCCGATATCCTGATCGCCAACGAGGCGTCGTGGCGATCGCCGGCCGAACTGGACGGGTTTCTCGATTCGGTTCGCGCGGCGATGGCGGCGTCGATCGAGCGTGGCAGCGCGCAAGAGGGGATTTTGCCCGGCGGGCTCAAGGTGAAGCGCCGCGCGGCCGGGCTTCACCGCCGGCTGACCGCACAATTGCCGCGCGTCCACCCGTCGATGGTGTTCGACTGGGTGAGCCTGTGGGCGCTTGCGGTGAATGAGGAGAATGCGGCCGGCGGGCGCGTCGTCACCGCGCCGACCAATGGCGCGGCGGGGGTGATCCCGGCGGTGCTGCGTTATTATCAGCGCTTCACCGACGCGCCGACCGAGCAGGGCGAGCGCGTGCTGCTGATCACCGCGGCGGCGATCGGCATGCTGTACAAGAAGCGCGCCTCGATCTCGGCGGCCGAGATGGGCTGCCAGGGCGAAGTCGGCGTGGCCTGTTCGATGGCGGCGGCGGGGCTGGCGGCGGCGCTCGGCGGGAGCAACGAGCAAGTCGAGAATGCCGCCGAGATCGGCATGGAGCATAATCTTGGCCTGACCTGCGACCCGATCGGCGGGCTGGTGCAGATCCCGTGCATCGAACGCAATGCGATGGGCGCGATCAAGGCGATCAACGCCGCGCATCTCGCGCTGCAGGGCGACGGCACGCATGTCGTATCGCTCGACGCGGTGATCGAAACGATGCGCCAGACCGGCGAGGATATGCGCACCAAGTATAAGGAAACCAGCCTGGGCGGGCTGGCGGTCAATGTCGTGGAGTGTTGA
- a CDS encoding cation diffusion facilitator family transporter produces MAEDHASHDHGPGAGHAGHAHAPASFGRAFAIGTALNLGFVIVEAGYGVVAQSMALIADAGHNLSDVAGLLLAWGAAALSRKRPRGRYTYGLRGSSILAALANAVLLLVAIGVIAAEAVRRFADPAPVAGMTVMIVAGVGIVINTITALMFMRGRKGDLNIRGAFLHMAADAGVSAGVVIAGLLIVLTGKSWIDPVMSLIIVAVIGVSTWGLLRDSVNMSLQAIPPGLDADEVEAFLLAQGGVVSLHDLHIWPISTTETALTVHLLVPGGYPGDVFTTNLAAALKERFGIDHATVQIETDPQGDCALEPDQVV; encoded by the coding sequence ATGGCTGAGGATCATGCTTCCCACGACCATGGCCCCGGAGCAGGACATGCCGGTCATGCCCATGCGCCGGCCAGTTTCGGACGCGCCTTCGCGATCGGCACCGCGCTTAACCTCGGCTTCGTTATAGTCGAAGCGGGATATGGCGTCGTCGCCCAGTCGATGGCGCTGATCGCCGATGCCGGACATAATCTCAGCGATGTCGCCGGGCTGCTGCTCGCCTGGGGCGCTGCCGCGCTAAGCCGGAAGCGGCCGCGTGGACGCTATACCTATGGCCTGCGTGGATCGTCGATTCTGGCGGCGCTGGCCAATGCGGTGCTGTTGCTGGTCGCGATCGGAGTGATCGCAGCGGAGGCGGTGCGGCGCTTCGCCGATCCCGCGCCAGTCGCCGGCATGACGGTGATGATCGTCGCCGGTGTAGGTATCGTGATCAACACGATCACCGCGCTGATGTTTATGCGCGGGCGCAAGGGCGACCTCAACATTCGCGGCGCATTCCTGCACATGGCGGCCGATGCCGGCGTGTCGGCCGGCGTGGTGATTGCCGGGCTGTTGATCGTCCTGACCGGCAAGAGCTGGATCGACCCGGTGATGAGCCTGATCATCGTCGCGGTGATCGGGGTGAGCACTTGGGGGTTGTTGCGCGACTCGGTCAATATGAGCTTGCAGGCGATCCCGCCGGGGCTTGATGCGGACGAGGTCGAGGCGTTTTTGTTGGCGCAAGGCGGCGTGGTGTCGTTGCACGACCTGCATATCTGGCCGATCAGCACGACCGAGACCGCGCTGACCGTCCATCTGCTGGTGCCCGGCGGCTATCCCGGCGATGTCTTCACGACCAACCTGGCGGCGGCGTTGAAGGAGCGGTTCGGGATCGACCATGCGACGGTGCAGATCGAAACCGACCCGCAGGGTGACTGCGCGCTCGAGCCTGATCAGGTCGTGTAA
- a CDS encoding CusA/CzcA family heavy metal efflux RND transporter: protein MIATLMALSIRARWAVLLFFIAVAGVGLWQLGRLPIDAVPDITNNQVQINVLDRGLSPVEIEKRVTFPIETALAGIPGLESTRSLSRNGFAQVTAIFSDSTDLYFARAQVGERLTQVRDTLPEGVQPQIGPVTTGLGEVLMYTVDYADRGGRGTKAADGKPGRQSDGSYLTPEGDRLTDAVSQAAYLRTVQDWIIRPQLRSVPGVAGIDSIGGYEKQYVVEPDAVKLAAHGISFAELARALEAANLAVGANYFNRGGEAFLVRADARIRSIGEIGDAIVATHGGVPVAVKDVATVAIGGELRTGAASRNGHEAVIGTVLMLIGENSRVVARDAGKRLAVVARSLPPGVVVEPVLDRSKLVNATVSTVQRNLIEGALLVAVALFLLLGNFRAAGIAVLVIPLSFLMMASGMNAFDVPGNLMSLGALDFGLIVDGAVIVIENCLARLALRQEHEGRILSLSERIEETMRASKEMIRPTLFGQAIILLAFAPLLMFTGVEGKTFAPMAITIMLALVAAFILSLTFVPAMVALLIRGRVAEKEVWIVARTKRGYAPWLDRAVARPWPFIAAGFVFFVSSLFVFTLLGQEFIPQLDEKNVAMASMRVPSVSLDQSLAMQRGVERAVTQLPEVAEMFSKTGTAEVATDPMPHNISDGYVILKPQDQWPAGVTSKAQVLERIERAAGRRIGQAYEVSQPIQLRFNELIAGVRGDVAIKLYGDDLDKLGVAAARIVRTLQAVPGAADVKAEQTAGSPTLDIRFDRAAIARYGLTVAEVADTVAAAMGGREAGTLFEGDRRFAVTVRVPDATRASLDALAALPVMLPEQAGQRRASVPLAEVARFGFAEGLNQISRENGKRRVVIQANVRGRDIGSFVAEARAQVDRVALPTGSWLEWGGQFQNLQAASARLAIVVPLCFAVIFGLLYLALGSVARAAAVFLAVPLGLAGGVYTLALTGIPFSVSAAVGFICLAGVAVLNGLVVMSAIGARIDAGVEVSRAIVEGIFDKVRPVLMTGLVPAIGFVPMAIATGTGAEVQRPLATVVIGGLVAATLLTLLVLPAIARVVLGIGQRSAGSFVVGTVGPALGGE, encoded by the coding sequence ATGATCGCGACCCTTATGGCGCTGTCGATCCGGGCTCGTTGGGCGGTGCTGTTGTTCTTCATCGCAGTGGCGGGGGTGGGGCTGTGGCAGCTTGGCCGGCTGCCGATCGACGCGGTACCCGACATCACCAACAATCAGGTGCAGATCAATGTCCTCGATCGCGGCCTGTCGCCGGTCGAGATCGAGAAGCGCGTGACCTTCCCGATCGAAACCGCGCTGGCCGGTATTCCGGGGCTGGAATCGACCCGCTCACTGTCGCGCAACGGCTTTGCCCAGGTGACCGCAATCTTCAGCGATTCGACCGATTTGTATTTCGCCCGCGCGCAGGTCGGCGAGCGGCTGACCCAAGTGCGCGACACCTTGCCCGAGGGCGTGCAGCCGCAGATCGGGCCGGTCACCACCGGGCTTGGCGAAGTGTTGATGTACACGGTCGATTATGCCGATCGCGGGGGGCGCGGGACGAAAGCCGCCGATGGCAAGCCGGGGCGGCAGAGCGATGGCAGTTACCTGACGCCCGAAGGCGACCGGCTGACCGATGCGGTGTCGCAGGCGGCGTATCTGCGCACCGTGCAGGACTGGATCATCCGCCCGCAACTGCGCAGCGTGCCCGGTGTCGCAGGGATCGATTCGATCGGCGGTTATGAAAAGCAATATGTGGTCGAACCCGATGCGGTGAAGCTGGCGGCGCATGGCATCTCCTTTGCCGAACTGGCGCGCGCGCTGGAGGCGGCGAACCTCGCGGTCGGGGCGAATTACTTCAATCGCGGTGGCGAGGCCTTTCTGGTGCGTGCCGATGCGCGAATCCGGTCGATCGGCGAGATTGGCGATGCGATCGTCGCGACGCATGGTGGGGTGCCGGTCGCGGTCAAGGACGTGGCGACCGTGGCGATCGGCGGCGAACTGCGGACCGGCGCGGCGAGCCGCAACGGGCATGAAGCGGTGATCGGCACGGTGCTGATGCTGATCGGCGAGAATAGCCGGGTGGTCGCGCGCGATGCGGGTAAAAGGCTGGCGGTGGTGGCGAGATCGCTGCCGCCGGGCGTGGTGGTCGAACCGGTGCTCGACCGATCGAAGCTGGTTAATGCGACGGTGTCGACGGTGCAGCGCAACTTGATCGAGGGTGCGTTGCTTGTCGCGGTCGCGCTGTTCCTGCTGCTCGGCAATTTTCGCGCGGCTGGGATCGCGGTGCTGGTCATCCCGCTGTCGTTCCTGATGATGGCGAGCGGCATGAACGCGTTCGATGTGCCGGGCAATCTGATGAGCCTTGGTGCGCTCGACTTCGGCCTGATCGTTGATGGCGCGGTGATCGTGATCGAGAATTGCCTCGCCCGGCTCGCGCTGCGTCAGGAACATGAGGGGCGGATATTGTCGCTGAGCGAGCGGATCGAGGAAACGATGCGCGCATCGAAGGAGATGATCCGGCCGACCTTGTTCGGCCAGGCGATCATCCTGCTCGCCTTTGCGCCCCTGCTGATGTTCACCGGGGTCGAGGGCAAGACCTTCGCGCCGATGGCGATCACCATCATGCTCGCTCTGGTCGCGGCGTTCATCCTGTCGCTGACGTTCGTGCCAGCGATGGTCGCCTTGCTCATTCGCGGCCGGGTGGCGGAGAAGGAAGTGTGGATCGTCGCACGGACCAAACGCGGTTATGCGCCGTGGCTCGACCGGGCGGTGGCGCGGCCCTGGCCATTCATCGCGGCGGGTTTCGTCTTTTTCGTTTCGTCGCTGTTCGTGTTCACCTTGCTTGGGCAGGAATTCATTCCACAGCTCGACGAGAAGAATGTCGCGATGGCGTCGATGCGCGTGCCGTCAGTCTCGCTCGACCAGTCGCTGGCGATGCAGCGCGGGGTCGAGCGCGCGGTGACGCAGCTGCCCGAGGTGGCGGAGATGTTCTCCAAGACCGGTACCGCTGAAGTCGCGACCGACCCGATGCCGCACAATATCAGCGACGGTTATGTCATCCTGAAACCGCAGGATCAATGGCCGGCCGGGGTGACGAGCAAGGCGCAAGTGCTGGAGCGGATCGAGCGCGCGGCGGGAAGGCGGATCGGCCAGGCCTATGAGGTCAGCCAGCCGATCCAGCTACGTTTCAACGAGCTGATCGCCGGGGTGCGTGGCGATGTCGCGATCAAGCTTTACGGCGACGACCTCGACAAGCTCGGTGTGGCGGCGGCGAGGATCGTGCGCACGCTGCAAGCGGTGCCGGGCGCGGCGGATGTGAAGGCGGAACAGACTGCCGGATCGCCCACGCTCGACATCCGCTTCGATCGCGCGGCGATCGCGCGCTACGGGCTGACCGTGGCCGAGGTCGCCGATACGGTGGCGGCGGCGATGGGCGGGCGCGAGGCGGGCACGTTGTTCGAAGGCGACCGGCGTTTCGCGGTGACGGTGCGCGTGCCCGATGCGACGCGGGCGAGCCTCGACGCGCTGGCCGCCTTGCCGGTGATGCTGCCCGAACAGGCCGGGCAAAGACGCGCCTCTGTGCCGCTGGCCGAGGTGGCGCGGTTCGGCTTTGCCGAGGGGCTGAACCAGATCAGCCGCGAAAATGGCAAGCGCCGCGTGGTTATCCAGGCCAATGTGCGCGGGCGCGATATCGGGTCGTTCGTTGCCGAGGCCAGGGCGCAAGTCGATCGTGTCGCGCTGCCGACCGGATCCTGGCTCGAATGGGGTGGGCAGTTCCAGAATCTGCAAGCGGCGTCGGCGCGGCTGGCGATCGTCGTGCCGCTGTGTTTCGCGGTGATCTTCGGCTTGCTTTATCTGGCGCTGGGCAGCGTGGCGCGAGCGGCGGCGGTGTTCCTCGCCGTGCCGCTCGGGCTGGCCGGGGGTGTTTATACACTGGCGCTGACCGGCATTCCCTTCTCGGTCTCGGCGGCGGTCGGGTTCATCTGCCTTGCCGGGGTGGCGGTGCTCAACGGGCTGGTGGTGATGAGCGCGATCGGCGCGCGGATCGATGCGGGGGTCGAAGTGTCGCGCGCGATCGTCGAAGGCATATTCGACAAGGTCAGGCCGGTGCTGATGACCGGGCTGGTGCCGGCGATCGGTTTCGTGCCGATGGCGATCGCCACGGGCACCGGCGCGGAGGTGCAGCGGCCGCTCGCCACGGTGGTGATCGGCGGGCTGGTCGCGGCGACGTTGCTGACCTTGCTGGTCTTGCCCGCCATTGCGCGGGTCGTGCTCGGGATCGGGCAACGATCCGCAGGCAGCTTCGTTGTCGGCACGGTCGGGCCAGCGCTGGGAGGTGAATGA
- a CDS encoding efflux RND transporter periplasmic adaptor subunit, whose product MITQDKRLAGGVAAALLVAAAGGFGVARCTAPVGAPAIDKAVEAAPADSVAMTAAAMTEAGIVTEKLAGGGLGAEIVAQAMVTAAPNGEALVTARASGAVTRLFKRLGDPVRAGEALAIVESREAAQIAADRSTAAARATLAERNLARERYLHDQKVSARVDLERAEADAAAARAEARRAFVSGRAANVTRDGRGVIVTSPIAGRVTATGISLGAFVQAETELFRVADPRLIQVEAALGAADAPRVAAGDAVVIELPGGRTIAAQVRAVTPTLNGETRAATAVIDVVGSALQPGQSVRVRLKPARGATSTRIVVAEEAVQSLGGRDMVFVRTGSGFRARPVTIGQRSAGRIEIATGLRPGEVIATGNAFLLKAELAKGAGEEE is encoded by the coding sequence ATGATCACACAGGACAAGCGCCTGGCCGGCGGCGTGGCTGCCGCACTTCTTGTTGCCGCGGCGGGCGGTTTCGGCGTTGCGCGTTGCACCGCACCAGTCGGAGCGCCCGCGATCGACAAAGCGGTCGAGGCAGCGCCGGCGGATAGCGTCGCGATGACGGCGGCGGCGATGACCGAGGCGGGGATCGTCACCGAAAAGTTGGCGGGTGGCGGACTGGGGGCGGAAATCGTCGCGCAGGCGATGGTCACCGCCGCGCCCAATGGCGAGGCTTTGGTTACCGCGCGTGCCAGTGGCGCGGTGACGCGGCTGTTCAAACGGCTCGGCGATCCGGTGCGGGCGGGTGAGGCACTCGCGATTGTCGAAAGCCGTGAGGCGGCGCAGATCGCCGCCGACCGATCGACCGCTGCGGCACGGGCGACGCTGGCCGAGCGCAATCTGGCGCGCGAACGCTATCTGCACGATCAGAAAGTGTCGGCGCGGGTCGATCTCGAACGTGCCGAGGCCGATGCGGCGGCGGCGCGGGCCGAGGCGCGACGCGCTTTTGTCTCGGGCCGTGCGGCCAATGTGACGCGTGACGGACGCGGCGTGATCGTGACCAGCCCGATCGCCGGGCGGGTGACCGCGACCGGCATCAGCCTCGGCGCGTTCGTGCAGGCCGAGACCGAGCTGTTTCGCGTCGCCGACCCGCGCCTGATCCAGGTCGAAGCGGCGCTTGGCGCGGCCGATGCGCCGCGTGTCGCGGCGGGCGACGCGGTGGTGATCGAGCTGCCCGGCGGACGCACCATCGCCGCGCAGGTGCGCGCGGTGACGCCGACCCTGAACGGCGAAACGCGCGCGGCGACCGCCGTGATCGACGTCGTGGGCAGCGCGCTGCAGCCGGGCCAATCGGTGCGGGTCCGGCTGAAGCCGGCGCGGGGTGCGACATCGACGCGCATCGTCGTGGCGGAGGAGGCGGTTCAATCGCTCGGCGGGCGCGACATGGTGTTCGTGCGCACAGGCAGCGGTTTTCGCGCGCGGCCGGTGACCATCGGACAGCGCAGCGCGGGACGGATCGAGATCGCCACTGGCCTGCGCCCCGGCGAGGTGATCGCGACTGGCAATGCATTCCTGCTCAAGGCCGAACTGGCCAAGGGCGCGGGCGAGGAGGAATAG